One window of Mesorhizobium loti R88b genomic DNA carries:
- a CDS encoding SPOR domain-containing protein, translating into MADRTQLRIADNNDIAADDPFAELTRIMGFDPRQPVKPQSPAQPKADELAQEGDFDIDLEKEMMGEFDAGDSAAAPLVEAHEPAFEAAATASDDDFAVSLDDDFHRLDFTGADDHAVDARHVSPDAVETAPVVEPAFDVDFDNAVASSLEDVSPFEEDLPMEDELAASLDHDFHIEVEAEESQQAAAEVPVAAASDHEFDDAVAISLEDELMLDDHSLDHHSADQRHAAATAVDYPEPAATHEAQAISDEDFAGHFDDALADVDMDFDVQADEPVAVDGAQAHEVFADAVDARGAISEPEAVSDDAFDLDLDDAFAEEPAAEIAAASVQPVAPAAPAAIMAEPVRAPVANERSLEDELNALLGAMTARTLPSAKEPVAAQPVMVQSVMSQPAAAPVQAPVAVPARAAEEPADLVGDLDWDLDEHAPGDLHASSAAHTDADLDNLLLDELQGHDLGADTADVDFDNDAFDAALARSLDPHDTAASRQDQADSLDWLAERSAPTEPTRSWSRVTPVPQQPAFAAQPAASMAASTVASAMAPSVAVVPPYRAPEPVAAAPYAAPVSAPQPRQSSRYEEMPDVETVDVPERVVALADDLDIPELHFEEDEPAASGYDDLDAEFASLLTEMNSVEVAPAAPASSAAYADDSYNAGFNPGYAAVNQGYDAVNPGYETQAYEAPKPGYDGVKPAYQPEARTYAARPAEMPARAAANTGYADASDGFDLDNLPGSQPVSQADDFTVDELDYDPELDEAMSVPGLGEREAAKPARRRGLLLAGIVGAVVVAGGLGAFALSFGGKHGSEAPVIVKADNSPIKVKPENPGGTVVPNQDNKVYDAVIKGAKPAEPVQQKLVTSTEQPVDVQAKDPARAIDLSADQSAAAGGTDDGNAVSTAGAAPADNAAPAPKSEDRIAQVLQDTDKGNSTDVVAVAPRKVRTMVVKSDGSLVPREDPAPAAPQASAAEPTDPAPQHVAPAQADADQTGTVPTAAAQSDDEPALKPAAKPAAAPKATAKAQSANTPAKVAVAPQRPSDQPVDVVGEVKPDQVASIDPAAAGGGSWSMQVASQPTIESAQSSYQDLQRRYGSVLAGRTANIVKAEIAGKGTFYRVRVVAQSRNDAINLCTSYKAAGGNCFVSR; encoded by the coding sequence ATGGCAGACAGAACCCAGCTGAGAATAGCCGACAACAACGACATCGCCGCCGATGATCCGTTCGCGGAACTGACCAGGATCATGGGCTTCGACCCACGCCAGCCGGTCAAGCCGCAGTCGCCCGCTCAGCCGAAAGCCGACGAGTTGGCACAAGAGGGCGATTTCGACATCGACCTCGAAAAGGAAATGATGGGCGAGTTCGACGCTGGTGACAGCGCCGCCGCTCCGCTTGTCGAGGCTCATGAGCCGGCATTCGAAGCGGCCGCCACCGCATCGGACGACGATTTTGCCGTGTCGCTCGACGATGATTTTCATCGTCTGGACTTCACGGGTGCCGACGACCATGCGGTCGATGCCCGCCATGTGAGCCCTGATGCGGTCGAAACCGCGCCAGTCGTCGAACCTGCCTTCGACGTCGATTTCGACAATGCCGTCGCCAGTTCGCTCGAAGACGTGTCGCCCTTCGAGGAGGATCTGCCGATGGAGGACGAGCTAGCCGCGTCGCTCGATCACGATTTCCACATCGAGGTCGAGGCCGAAGAGTCCCAGCAGGCCGCTGCCGAAGTGCCGGTGGCTGCCGCCTCCGATCATGAATTCGACGACGCGGTCGCGATTTCGCTCGAAGACGAGCTGATGCTTGACGACCATTCACTTGACCACCACTCAGCGGATCAGCGCCATGCGGCGGCGACCGCGGTCGACTATCCGGAGCCGGCCGCCACGCATGAGGCCCAGGCGATTTCCGACGAGGATTTCGCGGGTCACTTCGACGACGCCCTGGCGGATGTCGATATGGATTTCGACGTTCAGGCGGACGAGCCGGTGGCCGTTGACGGGGCGCAAGCGCACGAAGTGTTCGCCGATGCCGTGGACGCGAGGGGCGCGATTTCAGAGCCTGAAGCCGTGTCGGATGACGCTTTCGATCTGGACCTCGACGACGCGTTCGCCGAGGAGCCGGCGGCCGAAATTGCTGCCGCCTCGGTCCAGCCGGTGGCACCAGCAGCTCCAGCAGCCATCATGGCCGAGCCGGTGCGGGCGCCCGTGGCGAACGAGCGGAGCCTCGAGGACGAGTTGAATGCACTTCTGGGCGCCATGACCGCGCGCACGCTGCCGTCGGCCAAGGAGCCTGTCGCTGCTCAGCCAGTCATGGTTCAATCCGTTATGTCTCAGCCGGCTGCTGCTCCTGTCCAGGCGCCTGTCGCCGTGCCTGCAAGGGCTGCCGAGGAACCTGCCGATCTTGTTGGCGATCTCGACTGGGATCTCGATGAGCATGCGCCCGGGGATCTGCATGCCTCCAGCGCCGCTCACACCGATGCCGATCTCGACAATCTGCTGCTCGATGAGCTCCAGGGCCATGATCTTGGCGCCGATACCGCTGATGTCGATTTCGACAATGACGCATTCGATGCGGCCTTGGCCAGGAGCCTCGATCCGCACGACACGGCAGCCTCCCGGCAGGACCAGGCTGATTCCCTTGACTGGTTGGCCGAACGCTCCGCGCCGACGGAGCCGACCCGTTCGTGGAGCCGCGTGACGCCGGTTCCCCAGCAGCCGGCATTTGCCGCGCAGCCGGCCGCTTCGATGGCAGCCAGCACCGTCGCGTCGGCAATGGCTCCATCTGTGGCTGTGGTGCCGCCCTACCGTGCGCCCGAGCCGGTTGCTGCTGCCCCCTATGCAGCCCCCGTATCCGCACCGCAGCCGCGACAGTCCTCGCGCTACGAAGAGATGCCCGATGTCGAGACAGTCGATGTGCCGGAGCGTGTCGTGGCGCTGGCGGACGATCTCGACATTCCCGAGCTGCATTTCGAGGAAGATGAGCCAGCCGCATCAGGCTATGACGATCTCGACGCCGAATTCGCCAGCCTGCTGACTGAAATGAATTCGGTGGAAGTCGCTCCTGCTGCTCCCGCGAGCAGTGCTGCTTATGCCGATGACTCCTACAATGCCGGATTCAATCCGGGATATGCGGCGGTCAATCAGGGGTATGACGCGGTCAATCCGGGCTATGAGACACAGGCATATGAAGCGCCCAAACCGGGTTATGACGGGGTCAAACCGGCCTATCAGCCGGAAGCGCGGACCTATGCGGCACGACCGGCGGAAATGCCGGCTCGTGCTGCCGCGAACACAGGCTATGCCGATGCCTCCGACGGCTTCGATCTCGACAATCTGCCCGGCAGTCAGCCGGTCTCGCAGGCGGATGATTTTACTGTCGACGAGCTCGACTATGATCCCGAACTGGACGAGGCGATGTCCGTTCCGGGGCTCGGCGAACGCGAGGCGGCCAAGCCCGCGCGCCGGCGCGGCCTGTTGCTGGCCGGGATTGTCGGCGCTGTGGTGGTTGCCGGTGGCCTCGGTGCCTTCGCGCTGTCCTTCGGCGGCAAGCATGGCAGCGAAGCTCCTGTCATCGTCAAGGCCGACAATTCGCCGATCAAGGTCAAGCCGGAAAATCCGGGCGGCACCGTGGTGCCGAACCAGGACAACAAGGTCTATGACGCGGTGATCAAGGGCGCCAAGCCCGCCGAGCCGGTCCAGCAAAAACTGGTCACCAGCACCGAACAGCCGGTGGATGTGCAGGCCAAGGATCCGGCCCGCGCCATCGATCTTTCCGCGGATCAGAGCGCTGCCGCCGGCGGAACGGATGACGGCAATGCCGTGTCGACCGCGGGCGCCGCGCCCGCCGACAATGCGGCACCCGCGCCGAAATCCGAGGATCGCATCGCGCAAGTGCTGCAAGATACCGACAAGGGCAACAGCACCGATGTTGTCGCCGTCGCGCCACGCAAGGTGAGGACGATGGTGGTGAAGTCGGATGGTTCGCTGGTGCCACGCGAGGATCCCGCACCCGCCGCACCGCAGGCGTCTGCCGCTGAACCGACCGATCCGGCGCCTCAGCATGTCGCCCCGGCGCAGGCCGATGCCGACCAGACCGGCACAGTGCCGACCGCTGCCGCCCAGTCGGATGACGAGCCAGCCCTCAAGCCGGCAGCCAAGCCCGCTGCTGCGCCCAAAGCCACCGCCAAGGCACAATCCGCTAACACGCCCGCCAAGGTTGCGGTCGCGCCGCAACGCCCGTCCGACCAGCCGGTCGATGTCGTCGGCGAGGTCAAGCCCGATCAGGTGGCTTCGATCGATCCGGCCGCGGCCGGTGGCGGTTCGTGGTCGATGCAGGTTGCGTCGCAGCCGACGATCGAAAGCGCGCAATCGAGCTACCAGGATCTGCAGCGCCGCTATGGCAGCGTGCTTGCTGGCCGCACCGCCAACATCGTCAAGGCCGAGATCGCCGGCAAGGGCACGTTCTACCGCGTCCGTGTCGTGGCCCAGTCGCGCAACGATGCCATCAATCTGTGCACCAGCTACAAGGCTGCCGGCGGTAACTGCTTCGTCTCGCGCTAA
- the nagZ gene encoding beta-N-acetylhexosaminidase encodes MTESKSMILGCAGKSLTREEINFYRNECPWAFILFARNISETEQIRDLVAEMRDCIGRPDALVFIDQEGGRVQRLRPPLAPNYPAGGALGALWRDDHDAGARAAWLMARLHAFDLLRYGITADCLPVLDVPIEGASDVIGARAYGKEPRPVIELGRAAAEGLMAGGVLPVMKHIPGHGRAFADTHFELPVVNASLSDLQRHDFAPFRELNHLPMAMTAHVVYSAIDPNNPATTSGKVIDEIIRREIGFDGLLMSDDTSMKALSGDFPTKAASILAAGCDLVLHCNGVFEEMAGIASRTKGLEGKSLERAKRALTYIKKHDAVEETEIRAEFATYFDAVA; translated from the coding sequence ATGACCGAATCAAAATCCATGATCCTCGGCTGTGCCGGGAAATCGCTCACCCGCGAAGAAATCAATTTCTATCGCAATGAATGCCCATGGGCGTTCATCCTGTTTGCCCGCAACATCAGCGAGACCGAGCAGATCCGCGATCTGGTCGCCGAGATGCGTGACTGTATCGGGCGTCCGGACGCTCTCGTCTTCATCGACCAGGAAGGCGGCAGGGTGCAACGCCTGCGGCCGCCCCTGGCGCCAAACTATCCGGCGGGCGGGGCGCTTGGCGCGCTGTGGCGCGACGATCATGACGCCGGCGCCCGTGCCGCATGGCTGATGGCGCGGCTGCACGCCTTCGACCTCTTACGCTACGGTATCACGGCGGATTGCCTGCCGGTGCTCGACGTGCCGATCGAAGGTGCCAGCGACGTCATCGGCGCGCGCGCCTATGGCAAGGAGCCGAGACCCGTGATCGAACTCGGCCGTGCGGCGGCCGAGGGGCTGATGGCGGGCGGCGTGCTGCCTGTGATGAAGCACATTCCCGGCCACGGCAGGGCTTTTGCCGACACGCATTTCGAGCTGCCGGTGGTCAACGCCTCGCTGAGCGATCTGCAGCGGCACGATTTTGCCCCGTTCCGCGAGCTCAACCATCTGCCGATGGCCATGACGGCGCATGTCGTCTATAGCGCCATCGACCCCAACAACCCGGCGACCACCTCCGGCAAGGTCATCGATGAGATCATCCGTCGCGAGATCGGGTTCGATGGGCTGTTGATGAGCGACGACACCTCGATGAAGGCACTTTCTGGGGATTTCCCGACAAAGGCGGCCTCGATCCTTGCGGCGGGGTGCGATCTGGTCCTTCACTGCAATGGCGTTTTCGAGGAGATGGCGGGCATTGCGTCGCGCACCAAGGGGCTTGAAGGCAAGTCACTGGAGCGCGCAAAGCGGGCACTGACCTATATAAAGAAACATGATGCGGTTGAAGAAACCGAGATACGCGCTGAATTTGCCACCTATTTCGATGCGGTGGCCTAA
- a CDS encoding segregation and condensation protein A, with protein MDRLWAENDDSRVTGDPSLVVDVAGFEGPLDLLLHLARTQKVDLARISILALVEQYLTFVETARALRLELAADYLVMAAWLAFLKSKLLIPKQPGEEGESGEELAAVLQFRLKRLEAMRDASARLVNRNRLGRDVFARGMPEMVIIEKRNAYSASLYDLLTAYAQQRQKQAINNVTIARRGVWSLKDARDILTRLVGAVSDWTTLESFLIVYMTSPEERRTAIASSFAATLELVRDGTMDVRQDQTFAPIYLRGRTQAIKAVEVAS; from the coding sequence ATGGACCGTCTGTGGGCCGAGAATGACGATTCACGCGTCACCGGCGATCCGTCGCTGGTCGTCGACGTGGCTGGCTTCGAAGGCCCGCTCGATCTTCTCCTGCATCTTGCCCGCACCCAGAAGGTCGATCTGGCGCGCATTTCGATCCTGGCGCTGGTCGAGCAGTATTTGACCTTTGTCGAGACGGCGAGGGCGCTCAGGCTCGAACTCGCCGCCGACTATCTGGTGATGGCGGCGTGGCTGGCCTTCCTCAAGTCGAAGCTCCTGATCCCCAAGCAACCGGGCGAAGAGGGCGAAAGCGGCGAGGAACTGGCGGCGGTGCTGCAGTTCCGGCTGAAGCGGCTGGAAGCGATGCGCGATGCATCGGCGCGGCTGGTCAACCGCAACCGGCTCGGCCGCGACGTGTTCGCGCGTGGCATGCCCGAAATGGTCATCATCGAGAAGCGCAACGCGTATTCGGCGTCGCTCTACGATTTGCTGACCGCCTATGCCCAGCAGCGGCAGAAGCAGGCGATCAACAATGTGACGATCGCCAGGCGCGGTGTCTGGTCGCTGAAGGACGCGCGCGACATCCTGACCCGGCTGGTCGGGGCCGTAAGCGACTGGACGACGCTGGAAAGCTTCCTGATCGTCTACATGACCAGCCCCGAGGAAAGGCGCACGGCTATCGCCAGTTCCTTCGCGGCAACGTTGGAACTGGTGCGCGACGGCACGATGGACGTGCGGCAGGATCAGACGTTTGCGCCGATCTATCTGCGCGGCCGCACGCAGGCAATCAAGGCAGTCGAGGTGGCATCATGA
- the scpB gene encoding SMC-Scp complex subunit ScpB — protein MSERANASVIPFKVEDEPDRELFSEEAAEQVQNPGERLHMAEAVRMAEAIVFASAEPVSEKQLAARLPDGINIAAAMADLQQIYARRGVNLVRVGDAWAFRTAGDLAFLMSRDTVQQRKLSRAALEVLAIIAYHQPVTRAEIEDIRGVETSKGTLDTLLETEWVRMRGRRKTPGRPVTYGTTETFLDHFALEEIRDLPGMEELKGAGLLSGRMPSNFSIPQPPADPDALTDDEDPLTDIDLEELGLLTPRVTED, from the coding sequence ATGAGCGAACGCGCCAACGCGTCCGTGATCCCGTTCAAGGTCGAGGATGAGCCGGATCGGGAGCTGTTTTCCGAGGAGGCGGCAGAGCAGGTGCAGAACCCTGGTGAGCGGCTGCACATGGCCGAAGCCGTGCGCATGGCCGAGGCTATCGTGTTCGCCAGTGCTGAGCCCGTGAGCGAAAAGCAACTTGCGGCCCGGTTGCCCGATGGCATCAACATCGCGGCGGCGATGGCTGATCTGCAGCAGATCTATGCGCGGCGCGGCGTCAATCTTGTGCGCGTCGGCGATGCCTGGGCGTTCCGCACAGCCGGTGATCTCGCCTTCCTGATGAGCCGTGACACGGTGCAGCAGCGCAAGCTGTCGCGGGCGGCCCTCGAAGTGCTGGCGATCATCGCCTATCACCAGCCGGTGACGCGCGCCGAGATCGAGGATATCAGAGGCGTCGAGACCTCGAAGGGCACGCTGGACACGCTGCTTGAGACCGAATGGGTGCGCATGCGCGGCCGCCGCAAAACGCCCGGCCGTCCCGTCACCTACGGCACCACCGAGACCTTCCTCGACCATTTTGCGCTCGAGGAAATCCGTGATCTCCCCGGGATGGAGGAGCTGAAGGGCGCGGGCCTGCTTTCGGGCCGCATGCCGTCGAATTTCTCCATTCCGCAGCCGCCGGCCGACCCGGACGCATTGACCGACGACGAGGATCCGCTGACAGACATCGATCTGGAGGAACTCGGCCTGCTGACGCCGCGCGTCACGGAAGATTGA
- a CDS encoding twin-arginine translocase TatA/TatE family subunit, producing MGSFSIWHWMIVLVIVLLVFGRGKIPELMGDMAKGIKSFKKGMADDDVAEDKRTVEHRADETVSAVKEKASKS from the coding sequence ATGGGTTCATTTTCGATTTGGCACTGGATGATCGTGCTGGTGATCGTGCTGCTGGTGTTCGGCCGCGGCAAGATTCCGGAGCTGATGGGCGACATGGCCAAGGGCATCAAGAGCTTCAAGAAGGGCATGGCGGACGACGACGTCGCCGAGGACAAGCGCACCGTCGAACACCGTGCCGACGAGACCGTTTCGGCCGTGAAGGAAAAAGCCAGCAAGAGCTGA
- the tatB gene encoding Sec-independent protein translocase protein TatB encodes MFEVGWTEMLVIAIVMIVVVGPKDLPNMLRTFGRTTAKLRAMAADFQKQFNEALKEAELDDVKKSVDELRGLSPVAEIKKQLDPFQQAAADVRAGVDAAMKPKPAADPSAPAASTPQAAEPLKNGATEMPGVSGPQTAPATPIFPAMTDESVVTASKEPAVAPKAAKKAAKTAPAAKAPPKAATSTKTATAEAAPLAKAKAAPVVTAKTAPVVKAKAAPASKASTKAVAAAKPETAAVTKPAPKTAAPKTVAKAEPKPAPAKKPASKKTAGAAK; translated from the coding sequence ATGTTTGAAGTCGGCTGGACCGAAATGCTGGTGATTGCGATCGTCATGATCGTGGTCGTCGGGCCGAAGGATTTGCCCAATATGCTGCGTACCTTCGGCCGCACGACGGCGAAGCTGCGCGCCATGGCGGCCGATTTCCAGAAACAGTTCAACGAAGCGCTGAAGGAAGCCGAGCTCGACGACGTCAAGAAGTCGGTCGACGAGCTCAGGGGCCTCAGCCCGGTTGCCGAGATCAAGAAGCAGCTTGATCCGTTCCAGCAGGCGGCGGCCGATGTACGTGCCGGCGTCGACGCTGCGATGAAGCCGAAGCCGGCCGCCGATCCATCGGCGCCCGCTGCTTCGACGCCACAGGCGGCTGAGCCGTTGAAGAACGGCGCGACGGAAATGCCTGGTGTCAGCGGGCCACAAACCGCGCCCGCAACGCCCATATTCCCGGCGATGACGGATGAATCGGTGGTGACGGCATCCAAAGAACCTGCCGTGGCGCCAAAGGCGGCCAAGAAAGCTGCCAAGACGGCTCCGGCGGCAAAGGCACCGCCCAAGGCTGCGACTTCCACGAAGACGGCGACGGCAGAAGCCGCACCGCTGGCGAAGGCAAAAGCCGCACCTGTGGTGACGGCGAAAACCGCACCCGTGGTGAAGGCCAAAGCTGCGCCCGCGTCCAAGGCGTCGACAAAGGCCGTGGCAGCGGCAAAGCCTGAAACCGCCGCTGTGACGAAGCCCGCGCCCAAGACAGCTGCTCCAAAGACCGTGGCGAAAGCCGAGCCGAAACCTGCGCCCGCGAAGAAGCCGGCGTCCAAGAAGACGGCTGGAGCCGCCAAGTGA
- the tatC gene encoding twin-arginine translocase subunit TatC — translation MSVSDKEKDEIEKSSAPLMEHLIELRRRLIWSLGGFFVAFLVCFFFAKRLFNLLVVPFKWATKWAGLDPHKVELIYTAPQEFFFTQVKLAMFGGMVIAFPLIATQIYKFIAPGLYKNERNAFLPFLIASPVLFLMGASLVYFFFTPMVMWFFLAMQQVGTDDQVQISLLPKVSEYLSLIMTLIFSFGLVFQLPVVTSLMTRVGMLSSKALAEKRKWAIVIAFIVAAVLTPPDPMSQIGLAIPTILLYEVSIWAARWIERDQEKQRVAREKEEAGETVADKTPDEPPPPAAS, via the coding sequence GTGAGCGTTTCGGACAAGGAAAAGGACGAGATCGAAAAATCGTCCGCTCCGCTAATGGAGCATCTGATCGAGCTGCGCAGGCGGTTGATCTGGTCGCTGGGCGGCTTCTTCGTCGCCTTCCTGGTTTGCTTCTTCTTCGCCAAGCGGCTGTTCAACCTTCTGGTCGTTCCGTTCAAATGGGCGACGAAATGGGCGGGGCTTGATCCGCACAAGGTCGAACTGATCTACACCGCGCCGCAGGAATTCTTCTTCACGCAGGTCAAGCTCGCCATGTTCGGCGGCATGGTCATCGCCTTTCCGCTGATTGCCACGCAGATCTACAAGTTCATCGCGCCCGGGCTCTACAAGAACGAGCGCAACGCTTTCCTGCCGTTCCTGATCGCGTCGCCGGTCCTGTTCCTGATGGGCGCCTCGCTGGTCTATTTCTTCTTCACGCCAATGGTGATGTGGTTCTTCCTCGCCATGCAGCAGGTCGGCACCGACGACCAGGTGCAGATTTCGCTGCTGCCGAAGGTGTCGGAGTATCTCAGCCTGATCATGACGCTGATCTTCTCCTTCGGTCTGGTGTTCCAGCTGCCGGTGGTGACCAGCCTGATGACGCGCGTCGGCATGCTGTCGTCCAAGGCGCTGGCCGAGAAGCGCAAATGGGCGATCGTCATAGCCTTCATCGTTGCGGCCGTGCTGACACCGCCGGATCCGATGAGCCAGATCGGCCTGGCCATTCCGACCATCCTTCTCTACGAGGTCTCGATCTGGGCCGCGCGCTGGATCGAGCGGGATCAGGAAAAGCAGCGGGTGGCGCGCGAGAAGGAAGAGGCCGGGGAGACCGTGGCGGATAAGACGCCCGACGAGCCACCGCCGCCGGCTGCTTCGTAA
- the serS gene encoding serine--tRNA ligase, which yields MLDIKWIRDNPKALAEALVKRSWSADEAQSTVDDLIARDEARREHVTELQTKQERRNAASKEIGNAMRSGDAALAEKLKGEVGDIKTFIQNGEARERELDKALTDALAVLPNVPLDDVPVGKDEHDNVVKHVVGTVPTRPNWVKEHFEIGEALGMMDFERAAKLSGSRFTVLKSGLARMERAIGQFMLDLHTTEHGYEEVIPPLMVRDEVLFGTNQLPKFEEDLFFVQHGEGRLGLIPTAEVPLTNLVREEITAHEKLPLRFTALTPCFRSEAGSAGRDTRGMLRQHQFYKVELVSITDQESSLAEHERMTQCAEEVLKRLELPFRTMVLCTGDMGFGARKTYDIEVWLPGQNAYREISSCSVCGDFQARRMDARYKDRDGKGNRFVHTLNGSGTAVGRALIAVIENYQNEDGSVTIPEVLRPYMGGLAKIEAK from the coding sequence ATGCTTGACATCAAATGGATTCGCGACAACCCGAAGGCCCTTGCCGAGGCGCTGGTCAAGCGCTCGTGGTCGGCTGACGAGGCGCAGTCCACGGTCGATGATTTGATCGCCAGGGACGAGGCGCGGCGCGAACATGTCACCGAGCTGCAGACCAAGCAGGAGCGCCGCAACGCCGCCTCGAAGGAGATCGGCAACGCCATGCGTTCGGGCGATGCCGCCCTTGCCGAAAAGCTGAAAGGCGAAGTCGGCGACATAAAAACCTTCATCCAGAATGGCGAGGCGCGCGAGCGCGAGCTCGACAAGGCGCTCACCGATGCGCTGGCGGTGCTGCCCAATGTGCCGCTCGACGATGTGCCGGTTGGCAAGGACGAGCATGACAATGTGGTCAAGCACGTCGTCGGCACGGTGCCGACGCGGCCGAACTGGGTGAAGGAGCACTTCGAGATCGGCGAAGCGCTCGGCATGATGGATTTCGAGCGGGCGGCAAAGCTGTCGGGCTCACGCTTCACCGTGCTCAAGAGCGGCCTAGCGCGGATGGAACGCGCGATCGGCCAGTTCATGCTAGACCTGCACACGACCGAGCACGGCTATGAGGAAGTGATCCCGCCGCTGATGGTGCGCGACGAGGTGTTGTTCGGCACCAACCAGTTGCCGAAGTTCGAGGAAGACCTGTTCTTTGTGCAGCACGGGGAGGGCAGGCTTGGCCTGATCCCGACCGCCGAGGTGCCGCTCACCAATCTCGTGCGCGAGGAGATCACGGCGCATGAAAAGCTGCCTCTGCGTTTCACCGCGCTGACGCCGTGCTTCCGCTCGGAAGCAGGCTCGGCCGGACGCGACACGCGCGGCATGCTGCGCCAGCACCAGTTCTACAAGGTCGAACTGGTGTCGATCACCGATCAGGAATCGTCGCTCGCCGAGCATGAGCGGATGACGCAATGCGCCGAGGAAGTGCTGAAGCGGCTGGAACTGCCGTTCCGCACCATGGTGCTGTGCACCGGCGACATGGGTTTTGGCGCCCGCAAGACCTACGACATCGAGGTCTGGCTTCCAGGCCAGAACGCCTATCGCGAGATTTCGTCCTGCTCGGTCTGCGGCGATTTCCAGGCGCGCCGCATGGATGCCCGCTACAAGGACAGGGATGGCAAGGGCAATCGCTTCGTCCATACGCTCAACGGCTCGGGCACCGCTGTCGGCCGCGCGCTGATTGCTGTCATCGAAAACTACCAGAATGAGGATGGCAGCGTAACCATTCCTGAAGTGCTGCGGCCTTACATGGGCGGTCTGGCAAAGATCGAAGCGAAATAA
- the surE gene encoding 5'/3'-nucleotidase SurE: protein MRILLTNDDGIHAEGLASLERVARTLSDDVWVVAPEQDQSGYAHSLSISEPLRLRKIGEKHFAVRGTPTDCVIMGVKKILPGAPDLILSGINSGANIADDVTYSGTVAGAMEGALLGIRSIALSQGYSYVGEDRVVPYETTEALAPALLKKLVAAPLPDGVLLNVNFPNCLPEEVVGTVVTSQGKLVHSLWVDERRDGRGLPYYWLRFGREPVEGKQGTDLHALRNRLVSVTPLQLDLTAHEIRDQLSKALA, encoded by the coding sequence ATGCGCATTCTTCTGACCAATGATGACGGCATTCATGCCGAGGGCCTGGCGTCGCTCGAACGCGTCGCCCGCACGCTGTCCGACGATGTCTGGGTGGTGGCGCCGGAGCAGGACCAGTCCGGCTATGCCCATTCGCTGTCGATCTCGGAGCCGCTGCGGCTGCGCAAGATCGGCGAGAAGCATTTTGCCGTGCGCGGCACGCCGACCGATTGCGTCATCATGGGCGTGAAGAAAATCCTGCCCGGTGCCCCTGACCTGATCCTGTCCGGTATCAATTCCGGTGCCAACATCGCCGACGACGTGACCTATTCCGGCACCGTCGCCGGCGCCATGGAAGGCGCGCTGCTCGGCATCCGCTCGATCGCGCTCAGCCAGGGCTACTCTTACGTCGGCGAAGATCGCGTCGTTCCCTACGAGACCACCGAGGCGTTGGCGCCGGCATTGCTGAAGAAGCTTGTCGCCGCGCCGCTGCCCGACGGTGTGTTGCTCAACGTCAATTTTCCCAACTGCCTTCCCGAAGAGGTCGTCGGCACCGTGGTCACCTCGCAAGGCAAGCTCGTGCACAGCCTTTGGGTCGACGAGCGCCGCGACGGACGCGGCCTGCCTTACTATTGGCTCCGCTTCGGCCGCGAGCCGGTCGAAGGCAAGCAAGGCACCGACCTCCATGCGCTGCGCAACAGGCTGGTGTCGGTGACGCCATTGCAGCTCGACCTCACCGCGCATGAGATCCGTGACCAGCTAAGCAAGGCGCTTGCATGA
- a CDS encoding protein-L-isoaspartate(D-aspartate) O-methyltransferase has product MNHPVDDREGFAAFLLRLRGRGTVPKALIAAFEATPRRGFLAPHFHQIAWSDRMLPIECGEAIEGADMQAAVIAALAIEPGNRVLEIGTGSGYTAAVMSRLAARIVTIDRYKSLTEQAKQRFEALGIGNAIARQADGSGGLPAEGPFDRIVAWAAFDSLPRFLLDQLSSGGIVIAPIGPEEGEQVLAKLTKVGSRFEREDIGMVRLQPILHSVAAVI; this is encoded by the coding sequence ATGAACCACCCAGTCGATGATCGTGAGGGATTTGCCGCTTTCCTTTTACGCCTGCGCGGCAGGGGAACCGTGCCGAAGGCGCTGATCGCGGCTTTCGAGGCGACCCCGCGGCGCGGCTTCCTGGCGCCCCACTTCCACCAGATCGCCTGGTCGGACCGCATGCTGCCGATCGAATGCGGTGAGGCGATCGAAGGTGCCGACATGCAGGCGGCGGTGATCGCGGCCCTTGCCATCGAGCCCGGCAATCGCGTGCTCGAGATCGGCACCGGCTCGGGTTATACGGCGGCGGTAATGTCGCGGCTCGCAGCGCGCATCGTTACCATAGACCGCTACAAGAGCTTGACCGAGCAGGCGAAACAGCGCTTCGAAGCGCTTGGTATCGGCAACGCCATCGCGCGCCAGGCCGACGGTTCCGGCGGCCTGCCCGCCGAAGGACCGTTCGACCGCATCGTCGCCTGGGCAGCCTTCGACAGCCTGCCACGCTTCCTGCTCGATCAGCTTTCAAGCGGTGGCATCGTCATCGCGCCGATCGGGCCGGAGGAAGGCGAGCAGGTGCTGGCCAAGCTGACCAAGGTCGGCAGCCGTTTCGAGCGCGAGGACATCGGCATGGTCAGGCTGCAGCCGATCCTGCACAGTGTCGCCGCGGTGATCTAA